A stretch of the Pan paniscus chromosome 2, NHGRI_mPanPan1-v2.0_pri, whole genome shotgun sequence genome encodes the following:
- the GLYCTK gene encoding glycerate kinase isoform X1, whose protein sequence is MAAALQVLPRLARAPLHPLLWRGSVARLASSMALAEQARQLFESAVGAVLPGPMLHRALSLDPGGRQLKVRDRNFQLRQNLYLVGFGKAVLGMAAAAEELLGQHLVQGVISVPKGIRAAMERAGKQEMLLKPHSRVQVFEGAEDNLPDRDALRAALAIQQLAEGLTADDLLLVLISGGGSALLPAPIPPVTLEEKQTLTRLLAARGATIQELNTIRKALSQLKGGGLAQAAYPAQVVSLILSDVVGDPVEVIASGPTVASSHNVQDCLHILNRYGLRAALPRSVKTVLSRADSDPHGPHTCGHVLNVIIGSNVLALAEAQRQAEALGYQAVVLSAAMQGDVKSMAQFYGLLAHVARTRLTPSMAGASVEEDAQLHELAAELQIPDLQLEEALETMARGRGPVCLLAGGEPTVQLQGSGRGGRNQELALRVGAELRRWPLGPIDVLFLSGGTDGQDGPTEAAGAWVTPELASQAAAEGLDIATFLAHNDSHTFFCRLQGGAHLLHTGMTGTNVMDTHLLFLRPR, encoded by the exons ATGGCTGCAGCCCTGCAAGTCCTGCCCCGCTTGGCCCGAGCCCCCTTGCATCCACTCCTCTGGCGGGGCTCAGTGGCCCGTCTGGCCAGCAGCATGGCCTTGGCAGAGCAGGCCAGGCAGCTGTTTGAGAGTGCTGTAGGTGCAGTGCTGCCGGGCCCCATGCTGCACCGGGCACTATCCTTGGACCCTGGTGGCAGACAGCTGAAGGTGCGGGACCGGAACTTTCAGCTGAGGCAAAACCTCTACCTGGTGGGCTTTGGCAAGGCTGTGCTGGGTATGGCAGCTGCAGCTGAGGAACTACTGGGCCAGCATCTTGTGCAGGGCGTGATCAGCGTTCCCAAGGGGATCCGTGCTGCCATGGAGCGTGCCGGCAAGCA GGAGATGCTGCTGAAGCCACATAGCCGTGTCCAGGTATTCGAGGGTGCGGAGGACAATCTCCCGGACCGCGATGCGCTGCGGGCTGCACTGGCCATCCAGCAACTGGCCGAGGGACTCACAGCTGATGACCTGCTGCTCGTGCTGATCTCAG GTGGGGGTTCAGCTCTGCTGCCTGCCCCCATCCCACCTGTCACACTGGAGGAGAAGCAGACACTCACTAGACTGCTGGCAGCCCGTGGAGCCACCATCCAGGAGTTGAACACCATTCGGAAGGCCCTGTCCCAGCTCAAGGGTGGGGGGCTGGCTCAGGCCGCCTACCCTGCCCAG GTGGTGAGCCTCATCCTGTCAGATGTGGTGGGGGACCCTGTGGAGGTGATTGCCAGTGGCCCCACCGTGGCCAGTTCCCACAATGTGCAAGATTGCCTGCATATCCTCAATCGCTACGGCCTCCGTGCAGCCCTGCCACGTTCTGTGAAGACTGTGCTGTCTCGGGCCGACTCTGACCCCCATGGGCCACACACCTGTGGCCATGTCCTGAATGTGATCATTGGCTCTAATGTGCTGGCGCTAGCTGAGGCCCAGCGGCAGGCCGAGGCACTGGGTTACCAGGCTGTGGTGCTGAGTGCAGCCATGCAAGGTGATGTAAAAAGTATGGCCCAGTTCTACGGGCTGCTGGCCCATGTGGCTAGAACCCGCCTCACCCCATCCATGGCTGGGGCTTCTGTGGAGGAAGATGCACAGCTCCATGAGCTGGCAGCTGAGCTTCAGATCCCAGACCTGCAGCTGGAGGAGGCTCTGGAGACCATGGCACGGGGAAGGGGCCCAGTCTGCCTGCTGGCTGGTGGCGAGCCCACAGTACAGCTGCAGGGCTCGGGCAGGGGTGGCCGGAACCAGGAACTGGCCCTGCGTGTTGGAGCAGAGTTGAGAAGGTGGCCGCTGGGGCCGATAGATGTGCTGTTTTTGAGCGGTGGCACCGATGGGCAGGATGGGCCCACAGAGGCTGCTGGGGCCTGGGTCACACCTGAGCTTGCCAGCCAGGCTGCAGCTGAGGGCCTGGACATAGCCACCTTCCTAGCCCACAATGACTCACATACCTTCTTCTGCCGCCTCCAGGGTGGGGCACACCTGCTGCACACAGGGATGACAGGTACCAATGTCATGGACACCCACCTCTTGTTCCTGCGGCCTCGGTGA
- the GLYCTK gene encoding glycerate kinase isoform X2 produces the protein MAAALQVLPRLARAPLHPLLWRGSVARLASSMALAEQARQLFESAVGAVLPGPMLHRALSLDPGGRQLKVRDRNFQLRQNLYLVGFGKAVLGMAAAAEELLGQHLVQGVISVPKGIRAAMERAGKQEMLLKPHSRVQVFEGAEDNLPDRDALRAALAIQQLAEGLTADDLLLVLISGGEPHPVRCGGGPCGGDCQWPHRGQFPQCARLPAYPQSLRPPCSPATFCEDCAVSGRL, from the exons ATGGCTGCAGCCCTGCAAGTCCTGCCCCGCTTGGCCCGAGCCCCCTTGCATCCACTCCTCTGGCGGGGCTCAGTGGCCCGTCTGGCCAGCAGCATGGCCTTGGCAGAGCAGGCCAGGCAGCTGTTTGAGAGTGCTGTAGGTGCAGTGCTGCCGGGCCCCATGCTGCACCGGGCACTATCCTTGGACCCTGGTGGCAGACAGCTGAAGGTGCGGGACCGGAACTTTCAGCTGAGGCAAAACCTCTACCTGGTGGGCTTTGGCAAGGCTGTGCTGGGTATGGCAGCTGCAGCTGAGGAACTACTGGGCCAGCATCTTGTGCAGGGCGTGATCAGCGTTCCCAAGGGGATCCGTGCTGCCATGGAGCGTGCCGGCAAGCA GGAGATGCTGCTGAAGCCACATAGCCGTGTCCAGGTATTCGAGGGTGCGGAGGACAATCTCCCGGACCGCGATGCGCTGCGGGCTGCACTGGCCATCCAGCAACTGGCCGAGGGACTCACAGCTGATGACCTGCTGCTCGTGCTGATCTCAG GTGGTGAGCCTCATCCTGTCAGATGTGGTGGGGGACCCTGTGGAGGTGATTGCCAGTGGCCCCACCGTGGCCAGTTCCCACAATGTGCAAGATTGCCTGCATATCCTCAATCGCTACGGCCTCCGTGCAGCCCTGCCACGTTCTGTGAAGACTGTGCTGTCTCGGGCCGACTCTGA